A genomic stretch from Aerococcaceae bacterium zg-1292 includes:
- the pflB gene encoding formate C-acetyltransferase, with protein sequence MTETLNPWRGFQGDSWRESIDVAQFIRDNYTEYTGDESFLAEATEGTKKLNKTFNDLLAYEVEHGVADMEEKVVSTVLAYPASYIDKDLEKIVGLQTDKPLKQGLNPFGGVRMAKQALEAYGYKLDEEVEHIFTDWVQTHNQGVFDVYDADIRAARSNKIITGLPDAYGRGRIIGDYRRVALYGVDFLMKEKLNDWNSLEKEIYTDEEMQLREEISKQYRALGELAKLGDLHGFDLRQPARTAQEAIQWTYFAFLAAAKQTNGAATSLGRMDAFFDIYIERDLQAGLITEEEAQEFIDHFVMKLRMIRFARTPDFNDVFSGMPTWVTLSIAGMNNDGRSLVTKTSFRCLHTLYTMGESPEPNLTIFYNEKLPRAYREYCAKVSIDTSAIQYENDQVMADTMNSTDISIACCVSPAVMGQEHQYFGARFSGPKALLYAVSGGQDEKTRKQVIKGLEPIKGDYLEYDELMEKLDKVLDWTAKTYMRALNIIHRAHDRYAYEATQMALLDTHPHRYFATGIAGLALVGDMLSAVKYSKVRIVRDEDGFPVDYVVEGEQFPTFGNNDERVDKLVTDFLHDFMERLRKLPTYRNAEVTTSILTITSNIVYGKSLGNVFTGSDPKYVGYREPWTPIAPGANPQYNSVKSGALAALSSVAKIPFEDARDGSSYTFAIHPKALGREDDDRKANLATMLDGYFKKGGHHLNVNVLNRDKLIEILKHPEENPHAVLRVSGYALYLNKATKAQIADILERVIHNQF encoded by the coding sequence ATGACAGAAACATTAAATCCATGGCGCGGTTTCCAAGGTGATTCTTGGCGCGAAAGCATCGACGTGGCTCAATTTATTCGTGACAACTACACTGAATATACTGGCGACGAATCTTTCTTAGCAGAAGCAACTGAAGGAACTAAAAAATTAAACAAAACATTCAATGACTTATTAGCATACGAAGTAGAACACGGCGTAGCTGATATGGAAGAAAAAGTTGTTTCAACCGTTTTAGCTTACCCAGCTTCATACATCGATAAAGATTTAGAAAAAATCGTTGGTTTACAAACTGACAAACCTTTAAAACAAGGTCTTAACCCATTCGGTGGGGTTCGTATGGCTAAACAAGCATTAGAAGCTTACGGATACAAATTAGACGAAGAAGTAGAACACATCTTTACTGACTGGGTTCAAACACATAACCAAGGTGTATTCGATGTTTACGATGCTGACATTCGTGCTGCTCGTAGTAACAAAATCATCACTGGTTTACCAGATGCTTACGGACGTGGACGTATCATCGGTGACTACCGTCGTGTAGCATTATACGGTGTTGACTTCTTAATGAAAGAAAAATTAAACGACTGGAATTCATTAGAAAAAGAAATTTACACTGATGAAGAAATGCAATTACGTGAAGAAATTTCTAAACAATATCGCGCTTTAGGCGAATTAGCTAAATTAGGTGATTTACACGGATTCGACTTACGTCAACCAGCTCGCACTGCACAAGAAGCAATCCAATGGACTTACTTCGCATTCTTAGCTGCTGCTAAACAAACAAACGGTGCGGCTACATCTCTAGGACGTATGGACGCATTCTTCGATATTTACATCGAACGTGACTTACAAGCTGGCTTAATCACCGAAGAAGAAGCACAAGAATTTATCGACCACTTCGTTATGAAATTACGTATGATTCGTTTCGCACGTACACCAGACTTTAACGATGTATTCTCAGGTATGCCAACTTGGGTAACATTATCAATCGCTGGTATGAACAACGATGGCCGTTCATTAGTAACAAAAACTTCATTCCGTTGCTTACATACATTGTATACAATGGGTGAGTCTCCAGAACCAAACTTAACTATTTTCTATAACGAAAAATTACCACGTGCTTATCGTGAATACTGTGCTAAAGTATCAATTGACACTTCAGCTATTCAATACGAAAATGACCAAGTAATGGCTGACACAATGAACAGTACTGATATTTCTATCGCTTGTTGTGTGTCTCCAGCTGTTATGGGACAAGAACATCAATACTTTGGTGCTCGTTTCTCTGGTCCTAAAGCATTATTATATGCTGTATCAGGTGGTCAAGACGAAAAAACTCGTAAACAAGTTATCAAAGGTTTAGAACCAATTAAAGGTGATTACTTAGAATACGATGAATTAATGGAAAAATTAGATAAAGTATTAGACTGGACAGCAAAAACTTACATGCGTGCATTGAATATTATTCACCGTGCTCATGACCGTTATGCTTATGAAGCAACACAAATGGCTTTATTAGATACACATCCACATCGTTACTTTGCTACTGGTATTGCTGGTTTAGCATTAGTTGGGGATATGTTATCAGCTGTTAAATACTCTAAAGTACGTATTGTTCGTGACGAAGATGGATTCCCTGTAGACTATGTTGTTGAAGGTGAACAATTCCCTACATTCGGTAACAACGACGAACGTGTTGATAAATTAGTTACTGATTTCTTACATGACTTTATGGAACGTTTACGTAAATTACCTACTTACCGTAATGCTGAAGTAACAACATCAATCTTAACAATTACTTCAAACATCGTTTACGGTAAATCATTAGGTAACGTGTTTACAGGTTCAGATCCTAAGTATGTTGGATACCGTGAACCATGGACACCAATCGCACCAGGAGCTAACCCTCAATATAACTCTGTTAAATCAGGTGCTTTAGCAGCATTATCATCAGTTGCGAAAATTCCTTTTGAAGATGCTCGTGATGGTAGCTCATATACATTTGCAATCCATCCAAAAGCATTAGGTCGTGAAGATGATGACCGTAAAGCAAACTTAGCGACAATGTTAGACGGATACTTCAAAAAAGGTGGTCACCACTTAAACGTTAACGTATTAAACCGTGACAAATTAATTGAAATCTTAAAACACCCTGAAGAAAATCCACATGCCGTATTACGTGTATCTGGTTATGCATTGTACTTAAACAAAGCAACTAAAGCACAAATTGCTGATATCTTAGAACGTGTTATTCACAACCAATTCTAA
- a CDS encoding PTS transporter subunit EIIC, giving the protein MNNKFFNVMQKLGKTFMLPIALLPVAGLLLGIGATITGETFIAQYGLEGVLGEGTVLNGILGILTDVGNIIFSNLALLFAVSVAMGLAKAEKEVAALSAVVGYITMYASITSTIKYFGDIESLSKINGLVSSVLGFDKTLNTGVFGGIVIGLVVVWLHNRFYRVKFVDFLSFFAGTHFIPIISTIAGLILGIIMAFVWPIIGGGIAAMGELIAKSGAIGSFFYGYVYRALIPFGLHHVFYLPFWQTALGGSANVAGEMIHGAQNIVFAQLRAGEVISPEAAKYFSFAFPMMLCGFPMAALAMYHTAKENRKAEVKGLLLSSSITSFFTGITEPIEFSILFASPFLYFGVNAVLAGISVILVQILKIGVGFTFSAGFLDLLLYGILPGNGRTNWIILVVYCLIWGALYYFVFRWAIIKFDLKTPGREDDEEEVKLHTKDEYRESIGMEKVSLAAEDNTATSKEDQLSAQILAGLGGKENIVDLTNCATRLRVTVKEGAKVNQAALRKTGAAGVVVSGGSVQVIYGTKVGGIRTDLEDYMSRL; this is encoded by the coding sequence ATGAACAATAAATTTTTTAATGTGATGCAAAAACTTGGTAAGACATTTATGTTACCTATTGCATTGCTGCCAGTTGCCGGATTATTGCTTGGTATAGGTGCCACAATTACAGGTGAGACATTTATCGCGCAATATGGTTTAGAAGGTGTTTTAGGTGAAGGTACAGTATTAAATGGTATTTTAGGAATCTTAACTGATGTCGGGAATATCATTTTCAGTAATTTAGCCTTATTATTTGCAGTATCGGTTGCGATGGGATTAGCCAAAGCTGAAAAAGAAGTTGCGGCTTTATCTGCAGTAGTGGGATATATTACGATGTATGCTTCGATTACAAGTACCATTAAATATTTTGGTGATATTGAATCATTAAGTAAAATTAATGGGCTAGTAAGTAGCGTATTAGGTTTTGATAAAACATTAAATACAGGTGTATTTGGTGGGATTGTCATAGGTTTAGTCGTGGTTTGGTTACATAACCGCTTCTACCGTGTGAAATTCGTTGATTTCTTATCATTTTTCGCAGGTACTCATTTTATTCCGATTATTTCCACAATTGCTGGGTTGATTTTAGGTATCATCATGGCGTTTGTATGGCCAATTATCGGTGGTGGTATCGCAGCGATGGGTGAGTTGATTGCGAAATCTGGTGCAATTGGTTCATTCTTCTATGGTTATGTGTATCGTGCGTTAATTCCATTTGGATTGCACCACGTATTCTACTTACCATTCTGGCAAACTGCATTGGGTGGTTCTGCCAATGTCGCTGGAGAAATGATTCATGGGGCACAAAACATTGTTTTTGCACAATTACGTGCAGGTGAAGTGATTTCACCAGAAGCAGCAAAATATTTCTCATTTGCGTTTCCAATGATGTTATGTGGTTTCCCAATGGCTGCGTTAGCAATGTATCATACAGCCAAAGAAAACCGTAAAGCTGAAGTAAAAGGATTGTTATTATCATCTTCTATTACTTCATTCTTCACAGGTATTACAGAACCGATTGAATTCTCAATTTTATTCGCGTCACCATTCTTATATTTTGGTGTCAACGCTGTATTAGCAGGTATTTCAGTTATCTTAGTACAAATCTTGAAAATCGGTGTAGGATTCACATTCTCTGCTGGATTCCTTGATTTATTATTGTATGGTATTTTACCAGGTAATGGACGTACAAACTGGATTATTTTAGTTGTTTACTGCTTAATCTGGGGTGCTTTATACTACTTTGTATTCCGTTGGGCAATTATCAAATTTGATTTGAAAACACCAGGTCGTGAAGATGACGAAGAAGAAGTAAAATTACATACCAAAGATGAATATCGTGAAAGTATTGGTATGGAAAAAGTATCATTAGCAGCCGAAGACAATACGGCGACAAGTAAAGAAGACCAATTATCTGCTCAAATCTTAGCTGGTTTAGGCGGTAAAGAAAATATTGTCGATTTAACAAACTGTGCGACACGTTTACGTGTGACTGTAAAAGAGGGCGCTAAGGTCAATCAAGCAGCATTGCGTAAAACAGGTGCAGCCGGTGTGGTTGTATCAGGTGGCTCTGTCCAAGTAATTTATGGTACAAAAGTCGGCGGTATTCGTACAGACTTAGAAGATTATATGAGTCGTCTATAA
- the polA gene encoding DNA polymerase I: MVNKKIMLIDGSSLAFRAFYSILDIEKFKNKAGLHTNALFSFHRMMDSVLEMFQPTHVLVAFDKAGPTFRTAKYAEYKGGRQKTPPEFKEQMPYLRVFLDAYGIKHYDVAEYEADDIIGTLAYQADASDEVIVISGDKDLIQLASDNTTVYITRKGVSELEAYTPATIAEKYDLTPEQIIDLKGLMGDSSDNYPGITRIGEKTALKLLHQFGSVEAMYERLDELKPSKMKENIINDEANARMSKDLARILVEAPIDIRLEHIERGEKDRETLVDYYRQMEFNSFLSQLGEEPATVDNQAPAIQYDVAVLTEILAEHLPKRTAIYFETLIENYHEADLVRVAWADIEAEKVYVTTADVAFGSSLFTDWLASPLEQKVSWDFKRDRVLASRYNADLTDVTFDVAIAMYLVDPNQSQALEIMAQFLSLNTGIQADEAIYGKGAKLAVPEDMTVVAKHVANKVMTLVAAVEPLTAQLDAVGAVDLYQTIEMPLARVLADMEIQGIAVDSDVLAAMDETLSQRLEVMEQDIYQLAGRAFNINSPKQLGEILFDELGLPVIKKTKTGYSTAADVLEKLRYQHDIVEKILDYRQIAKLKGTYVEGLPRYIQADGKIHTRFVQTLTQTGRLSSADPNLQNIPIRLEEGRKIRQAFVASHPGWQLFGADYSQIELRVLAHICGDEHLRQAFIDGEDIHSATARRVFGLPEGEAVDSQHRRQAKAVNFGIVYGISDYGLSQNLNITRKAAKTFIDRYFEKYPGVAQFMEEIVKEAKAQGYVSTLFNRRRYLPDVHSSNFNLRSFAERTAMNSPIQGTAADIIKVAMIRLDEAIKNEHLSAKLLLQVHDELILEAPESEMERLAELVPQVMEEAVALSVPLKVDYNAGINWYELK; encoded by the coding sequence ATGGTAAATAAAAAAATTATGCTAATTGATGGCAGTAGTTTGGCATTTCGAGCATTTTACTCAATCTTAGATATTGAAAAATTTAAAAATAAAGCAGGTCTTCATACGAATGCATTATTCAGTTTTCACCGGATGATGGACTCTGTACTTGAAATGTTTCAGCCTACTCATGTGCTAGTGGCTTTCGATAAGGCGGGGCCAACATTTCGTACGGCAAAATATGCAGAGTACAAAGGTGGCCGACAAAAAACACCACCGGAGTTTAAGGAACAAATGCCGTATTTACGAGTGTTTTTAGATGCCTACGGAATTAAACATTACGATGTAGCAGAATATGAAGCGGATGATATTATTGGCACACTCGCGTATCAAGCAGATGCATCTGACGAAGTTATTGTGATTTCTGGCGATAAAGATTTAATTCAGCTAGCCAGTGATAATACGACGGTGTACATTACACGTAAAGGGGTCAGTGAGCTTGAAGCTTATACACCAGCAACCATTGCAGAAAAATATGATTTGACACCAGAACAAATTATTGATTTAAAAGGATTGATGGGGGATTCTTCCGATAATTATCCAGGGATTACGCGTATCGGCGAAAAGACCGCATTGAAGTTATTGCATCAATTCGGTTCAGTTGAAGCGATGTATGAGCGTTTAGATGAATTAAAACCTTCAAAAATGAAAGAGAATATTATTAATGATGAAGCGAATGCGCGTATGAGTAAAGACTTAGCACGTATTCTAGTGGAAGCACCGATTGATATTCGATTAGAACACATTGAACGTGGTGAAAAAGACCGTGAGACATTGGTGGATTACTATCGACAAATGGAATTCAATTCATTTCTCAGTCAATTGGGAGAAGAACCGGCGACAGTCGATAACCAAGCGCCTGCAATTCAGTATGACGTTGCAGTGTTAACAGAAATTTTGGCTGAGCATTTGCCAAAGCGAACAGCCATTTACTTTGAGACACTTATTGAAAACTATCATGAGGCGGATTTGGTGCGTGTGGCTTGGGCGGATATTGAAGCAGAAAAAGTCTATGTGACTACGGCAGATGTAGCGTTTGGCTCTTCATTATTTACCGATTGGCTAGCATCGCCACTGGAGCAAAAGGTGAGTTGGGATTTCAAACGTGACCGTGTCTTAGCTAGTCGATACAATGCTGATTTAACGGATGTGACCTTTGATGTAGCGATTGCTATGTACTTAGTTGACCCGAACCAAAGTCAGGCGCTAGAGATTATGGCACAATTTTTATCGCTGAATACTGGGATACAAGCGGATGAAGCGATTTATGGTAAGGGTGCAAAATTAGCGGTGCCTGAAGATATGACTGTTGTCGCTAAACATGTGGCGAATAAAGTGATGACTTTAGTAGCGGCGGTTGAGCCGTTAACAGCGCAACTTGATGCGGTAGGTGCAGTGGATTTATATCAAACGATTGAAATGCCCTTAGCACGTGTATTGGCTGATATGGAAATCCAAGGGATTGCAGTGGATAGTGACGTTTTGGCAGCGATGGATGAAACCTTGAGCCAGCGCTTAGAAGTGATGGAGCAAGATATCTATCAATTAGCCGGACGCGCATTTAATATTAATTCACCGAAACAATTAGGAGAAATACTGTTTGATGAATTAGGTTTACCTGTCATTAAAAAAACAAAAACGGGCTATAGTACGGCTGCTGATGTATTGGAAAAATTACGTTATCAACATGATATTGTGGAGAAAATTTTAGATTACCGTCAAATTGCCAAACTGAAAGGGACGTATGTTGAAGGACTACCACGTTATATTCAAGCGGATGGCAAAATTCATACGCGCTTTGTGCAAACATTGACGCAAACAGGGCGATTAAGTAGTGCGGACCCGAATTTACAAAATATTCCAATTCGTTTAGAAGAGGGACGTAAAATTCGTCAAGCCTTTGTTGCGAGTCATCCGGGATGGCAATTATTTGGTGCTGACTATTCACAAATTGAATTGCGTGTATTAGCACATATTTGTGGCGATGAACACTTGCGTCAAGCGTTCATTGATGGTGAAGATATTCACTCGGCTACTGCCAGACGTGTATTTGGGTTGCCAGAAGGAGAAGCGGTGGATAGCCAACATCGTCGTCAAGCCAAAGCGGTCAACTTTGGTATTGTATACGGGATTAGTGATTATGGATTGTCCCAAAATTTAAATATTACCCGTAAAGCAGCTAAAACGTTTATTGACCGTTATTTTGAAAAATATCCTGGTGTGGCACAATTTATGGAAGAGATTGTTAAGGAAGCTAAAGCGCAGGGTTACGTGAGTACCTTGTTTAATCGTCGTCGTTATTTGCCAGATGTTCATTCGAGTAACTTTAATTTGCGTTCATTTGCAGAGCGAACAGCGATGAATTCACCGATTCAAGGAACAGCCGCAGATATTATTAAAGTGGCGATGATTCGTTTAGATGAAGCGATAAAAAATGAACACTTATCGGCGAAATTGTTATTACAAGTACATGATGAATTGATTTTAGAAGCGCCAGAATCAGAGATGGAACGTCTGGCTGAGTTGGTGCCGCAAGTAATGGAAGAAGCAGTCGCTTTATCGGTACCGTTAAAAGTGGATTATAATGCTGGGATTAATTGGTACGAATTAAAATGA
- the mutM gene encoding DNA-formamidopyrimidine glycosylase, with the protein MPELPEVESVRRGLNTLVIGKEISAVRVDWPRIIITELNVQQWQQQLVGECIEQVHRRGKYLIFEMTHGLLVSHLRMEGKYQYFPAGEFAETQSKHTHCRFIFTDGSQLHYHDVRKFGRMEWIDKSERFAYFDKKKLGPEPTVADFDLVRFGEQLRQSKKMLKPLLLDQTLVAGLGNIYVDEVLYKSRLHPETIANQVSESEVSRLYDAIIQVMADAVAAGGSSVRTYLNSLGDAGTYQEQLQVYGRQNEPCQRCGHLISKIKLKGRGTHYCPRCQNNVR; encoded by the coding sequence ATGCCAGAATTACCAGAAGTTGAAAGTGTCCGACGAGGTTTAAATACATTAGTCATTGGTAAAGAAATTTCCGCAGTACGTGTTGATTGGCCGCGTATTATAATAACGGAGTTAAACGTGCAGCAGTGGCAACAACAACTAGTTGGTGAGTGCATTGAGCAGGTTCATCGTCGGGGCAAATATCTTATTTTTGAAATGACACATGGTTTGTTAGTCTCCCATTTACGTATGGAAGGGAAATACCAATATTTTCCAGCGGGTGAGTTTGCTGAAACGCAATCAAAACATACGCACTGTCGCTTTATCTTTACAGATGGTAGCCAATTGCATTATCATGATGTACGCAAATTTGGTCGGATGGAATGGATAGATAAATCTGAACGCTTCGCTTATTTTGACAAGAAAAAATTAGGTCCGGAGCCAACTGTGGCAGACTTTGACCTAGTGCGGTTCGGTGAACAATTACGGCAATCAAAAAAGATGTTAAAGCCGTTATTACTTGACCAAACGCTAGTTGCTGGACTGGGGAATATATATGTTGACGAAGTGCTCTATAAAAGCCGATTGCATCCAGAAACAATTGCAAATCAAGTGAGTGAATCGGAGGTATCACGGCTGTATGATGCGATTATTCAAGTGATGGCTGATGCTGTAGCAGCGGGAGGCTCAAGCGTTCGAACCTATTTAAACTCATTAGGTGATGCAGGTACTTATCAAGAACAGTTGCAAGTATACGGTCGTCAAAATGAACCGTGTCAACGTTGCGGACATTTAATTAGCAAAATTAAACTAAAAGGGCGCGGTACCCACTACTGCCCTCGTTGCCAAAACAACGTGCGATAA
- a CDS encoding dephospho-CoA kinase, with protein sequence MKVIGLTGGIATGKSTVVRYIINRGYKVIDADTVAREVVEVGQPALADLVHVFGESILTQEGALHRKRLGKLMFSDVTTRQTVNAILHPYIFDSIRIQREQSQDKVLFIDMPLLFEVGYEQQVDEVWLVYVPHSIQLTRLMKRDGLSEEEAQQRIKAQWPVERKRAFANLTIDNSGTIDATYRQVEQALARL encoded by the coding sequence ATGAAAGTGATTGGTTTAACGGGAGGCATTGCTACCGGGAAATCGACGGTAGTACGCTATATAATCAATCGAGGCTATAAAGTCATCGATGCGGACACAGTGGCGAGAGAAGTAGTCGAAGTAGGGCAACCTGCTTTAGCCGATTTAGTACACGTGTTCGGCGAGAGTATTTTAACCCAAGAGGGTGCGTTGCATCGTAAGCGATTAGGTAAGCTAATGTTTTCGGATGTGACCACACGTCAAACAGTCAATGCTATTTTACATCCTTATATTTTTGATAGTATTCGTATCCAACGAGAACAATCACAAGATAAAGTACTATTTATAGATATGCCATTGTTATTCGAAGTAGGCTATGAGCAACAGGTTGATGAAGTGTGGCTGGTATATGTGCCGCATTCCATCCAATTAACGCGACTGATGAAACGTGACGGCTTGTCTGAGGAGGAAGCGCAACAACGGATAAAAGCTCAGTGGCCGGTTGAACGTAAACGCGCATTTGCAAACTTGACCATTGATAATAGTGGCACGATCGATGCGACCTATCGACAAGTAGAGCAAGCGTTAGCGCGGCTGTGA
- the nrdR gene encoding transcriptional repressor NrdR has protein sequence MQCPKCHCDQTKVIDSRSVDDSNAIRRRRECVACAYRFNTYERVERTPLLVVKRDGTREEFSRDKLLRGIVRAAEKRPITRGQMEKLASDVENDISKVADAEIPSERIGEFVMPRLMQLDEVSYIRFASVYRQFQSREMFIKELESMMKREAKVQEDHE, from the coding sequence ATGCAATGTCCAAAATGTCATTGTGATCAAACAAAAGTGATTGATTCGCGTTCAGTAGATGATTCCAATGCAATTCGTCGTCGGCGGGAGTGTGTTGCGTGTGCGTATCGCTTTAATACCTATGAACGGGTTGAACGGACGCCATTATTAGTCGTTAAGCGTGATGGTACGCGAGAAGAATTTAGTCGTGATAAATTATTACGTGGTATTGTGCGTGCGGCGGAAAAACGCCCGATTACTCGTGGTCAAATGGAAAAGTTAGCATCCGATGTTGAAAATGATATTAGCAAAGTTGCAGATGCAGAAATACCGAGTGAGCGTATCGGTGAATTTGTAATGCCACGTTTGATGCAATTAGATGAAGTGTCATATATTCGATTTGCAAGTGTGTACCGTCAATTTCAATCTCGGGAAATGTTTATTAAAGAATTGGAAAGTATGATGAAACGAGAGGCAAAAGTACAAGAAGACCATGAGTGA